In the genome of Nocardioides marmoribigeumensis, one region contains:
- a CDS encoding ECF transporter S component, which produces MTAMRIGPRTALTLVLASVAALVMFCWPLLLTPPAGADQVTPPFLFLALLPLVVVVVLAELSEGGMDAKTLALLGVLTAVNGALRSLGAGLAGVELVFFLLILAGRVLGPAFGFVLGVTSLFASALLTSGVGPWLPYQMMCSAWIGLGAGLLPRRSGPRAWRGRREIALLVVYGVACAYGFGLLMNLSSWPYAVGIAVPGHEGSLSYVAGAPVWDNLRTFGVYTLLTSTGSWDTGRAVTNSLALVLLGPAILGTLRRAQRRSAVVPVPERSTVA; this is translated from the coding sequence ATGACCGCGATGCGCATCGGGCCCCGCACCGCGCTCACCCTGGTGCTGGCGTCCGTCGCCGCCCTGGTGATGTTCTGCTGGCCGCTGCTGCTCACGCCGCCGGCGGGCGCCGACCAGGTCACGCCGCCGTTCCTGTTCCTGGCGCTGCTGCCGCTGGTCGTCGTGGTCGTGCTCGCCGAGCTGTCCGAGGGCGGCATGGACGCCAAGACCCTTGCCTTGCTGGGGGTCCTGACCGCGGTCAACGGGGCGCTCCGCTCGCTCGGAGCCGGCCTGGCGGGGGTGGAGCTGGTCTTCTTCCTGCTGATCCTGGCCGGGCGCGTGCTGGGCCCGGCCTTCGGCTTCGTGCTCGGGGTGACGTCGTTGTTCGCCTCGGCGCTGCTCACGAGCGGGGTGGGGCCGTGGCTGCCCTACCAGATGATGTGCTCGGCCTGGATCGGCCTCGGCGCGGGTCTCCTGCCGCGACGCAGCGGTCCCCGCGCGTGGCGCGGCCGCCGCGAGATCGCGCTGCTGGTGGTCTACGGGGTCGCGTGCGCCTACGGCTTCGGCCTGCTGATGAACCTGTCGTCCTGGCCCTACGCCGTCGGCATCGCGGTGCCCGGTCACGAGGGCTCGCTGTCCTACGTCGCCGGAGCGCCCGTGTGGGACAACCTGCGCACGTTCGGGGTCTACACGCTGCTCACCTCGACCGGCAGCTGGGACACCGGCCGGGCCGTCACCAACAGCCTCGCCCTGGTGCTGCT
- a CDS encoding ABC transporter ATP-binding protein: protein MIRWREVRFAYPGTEEEPGAPVLDGVDAEVPEAELVLLAGRTGSGKSTLLRTVNGLVPSFTGGVLTGDVVVGGQSVVGVPPRELAHLVGHVAQDPLAAFVTSTVEEELAYGMEQLGTDPGTMRRRVEETLDLLGIHDLRDRPLRALSGGQQQRVAIGAVLTMHPRVLVLDEPTSALDPTAAEDVLGTLARLVSDLGLTVLVAEHRMERVVPFADRMLVLEDGRLTEGPPAELLRHSVVAPPLVELGRLAGWQPLPLTVRDARRRTSPLRERLAEPARRTTSSGAVVLDASGVVVRYGRTTAVAGVSLQARAGEVVALMGRNGSGKSSLLWALQGARSRSQGTVSVDGRDPAAEPAGEARRLVGLVPQTASDLLYLDTVAGECRAADQQAGVPDGSCAVLLDRLVPGVDLGRHPRDLSEGQRLALVLAVMLTADPAVVALDEPTRGLDYEAKRSLAAVLAELAGEGRAVLVATHDVEFAAEVADRVLVLAGGEVVSEGPAATVLAESPAFAPQVTKVLGAPWLTVTEVRRALRPVPGGAA from the coding sequence GTGATCAGGTGGCGTGAGGTGCGCTTCGCCTACCCCGGCACCGAGGAGGAGCCCGGCGCCCCCGTGCTCGACGGGGTCGACGCCGAGGTCCCCGAGGCCGAGTTGGTGCTGCTGGCCGGCCGCACCGGGTCCGGCAAGTCGACGCTGCTGCGGACCGTCAACGGGCTCGTGCCGTCCTTCACCGGCGGGGTGCTCACCGGCGACGTGGTGGTCGGCGGGCAGTCCGTCGTCGGGGTCCCCCCGCGCGAGCTGGCCCACCTCGTGGGGCACGTGGCGCAGGACCCGCTCGCGGCGTTCGTCACCTCGACCGTCGAGGAGGAGCTCGCCTACGGCATGGAGCAGCTCGGCACCGACCCCGGCACGATGCGGCGCCGCGTCGAGGAGACCCTCGACCTGCTCGGCATCCACGACCTGCGCGACCGCCCGCTGCGCGCCCTGTCCGGCGGGCAGCAGCAGCGGGTCGCGATCGGCGCCGTGCTCACCATGCACCCCCGCGTGCTCGTGCTCGACGAGCCGACCTCGGCCCTGGACCCGACCGCCGCCGAGGACGTGCTCGGCACCCTGGCCCGGCTGGTCAGCGACCTCGGGCTCACCGTGCTCGTGGCCGAGCACCGCATGGAGCGCGTGGTCCCGTTCGCCGACCGCATGCTCGTGCTCGAGGACGGCCGCCTGACCGAGGGGCCGCCGGCCGAGCTCCTGCGGCACTCGGTCGTCGCGCCCCCGCTGGTCGAGCTCGGCCGCCTGGCCGGCTGGCAGCCGCTGCCCCTCACGGTCCGTGACGCGCGCCGCCGCACCTCGCCCCTGCGCGAGCGCCTGGCCGAGCCTGCCCGTCGTACGACGTCCAGCGGCGCGGTCGTGCTGGACGCGAGCGGCGTGGTGGTCCGCTACGGCCGCACCACCGCGGTGGCGGGGGTGTCGCTGCAGGCGCGGGCGGGCGAGGTGGTCGCGCTCATGGGCCGCAACGGGTCCGGCAAGTCCTCGCTGCTCTGGGCGCTCCAGGGAGCCCGGTCCCGGTCGCAGGGGACCGTGTCCGTCGACGGTCGCGACCCCGCGGCCGAGCCGGCCGGTGAGGCCCGCCGCCTGGTCGGCCTGGTGCCGCAGACCGCCTCGGACCTGCTCTACCTTGACACCGTCGCGGGGGAGTGCCGGGCGGCCGACCAGCAGGCGGGCGTGCCCGACGGCAGCTGCGCGGTCCTGCTCGACCGGCTCGTGCCGGGGGTCGACCTCGGCCGTCACCCCCGCGACCTGTCGGAGGGGCAGCGCCTCGCCCTCGTGCTCGCGGTGATGCTGACCGCCGACCCCGCGGTGGTCGCGCTCGACGAGCCGACCAGGGGACTGGACTACGAGGCCAAGCGCTCGCTCGCGGCCGTCCTGGCCGAGCTCGCGGGGGAGGGACGCGCGGTGCTCGTGGCCACCCACGACGTGGAGTTCGCCGCCGAGGTCGCCGACCGCGTGCTGGTGCTGGCCGGCGGGGAGGTCGTCTCGGAGGGCCCCGCCGCGACCGTGCTCGCCGAGTCGCCGGCCTTCGCCCCGCAGGTCACCAAGGTGCTCGGCGCCCCGTGGCTCACGGTGACCGAGGTGCGCCGTGCGCTACGGCCCGTGCCCGGAGGTGCCGCATGA